The Gadus macrocephalus chromosome 13, ASM3116895v1 genome includes a window with the following:
- the LOC132470860 gene encoding potassium voltage-gated channel subfamily A member 10-like — protein sequence MEVPLVNFENMDNVNINLGDPNDSGYPTSPTSEAPEQLAGATNRRPSTRQSPRRGRRSQGELSPATGRKGTSSGSLISNLKLLIHSESPTDSVFSKAVRDCCDNEDFLLEKQVVEVRDEKVVINVSGLMYETQLSTLNRFPESLLGCPMKRIKYFDHMKNEYFFDRNRPSFDGILYFYQSGGKLKRPANVPLDVFAAEIVFYELGNEAMEQFREDEGFVTEAEVLLPTNDIHRQFWLLFEYPESSSAARSVALVSVMVIVISIFIFCLETLPEFRDDREFVPSLTQLINGTTVTSLAHVLPKTFMSYMTDPFFVVETICIVWFCFELCVRFVVCPSKSAFFNNIMNIIDIVSITPYFVTLGTELAADPDEDLDSSQNASLAILRIIRLVRVFRIFKLSRHSKGLQILGQTLKASMRELGLLIFFLFIGVILFSSAIYFAEVDEQNTQFVSIPDGFWWAVVTMTTVGYGDMCPITIGGKMVGTLCAISGVLTIALPVPVIVSNFNYFYHRETEQEEKQIIDAATEATQKSMAAAAASNRYGSTPSLTKSNGTWQNEKNGVQ from the coding sequence ATGGAGGTGCCACTGGTCAACTTCGAGAACATGGACAACGTAAACATCAACCTGGGCGACCCCAACGACTCGGGgtaccccacctcccccacctccgagGCGCCCGAGCAGCTGGCCGGGGCCACCAACCGCCGGCCGTCCACGCGCCAGTCTCCCCGGCGCGGCCGCCGTTCCCAGGGGGAGCTCTCCCCCGCCACAGGCCGCAAGGGGACCAGCAGCGGCAGCCTGATCTCCAACCTCAAGCTGCTGATCCACAGCGAGTCGCCCACCGACAGCGTCTTCAGCAAGGCGGTGCGGGACTGCTGCGACAACGAGGACTTCCTGCTGGAGAagcaggtggtggaggtgcgCGACGAGAAGGTGGTGATCAACGTGTCGGGCCTGATGTACGAGACGCAGCTCAGCACCCTGAACCGCTTCCCGGAGTCGTTGCTGGGGTGCCCCATGAAACGGATCAAATACtttgaccacatgaagaacgaGTACTTCTTCGACCGCAACCGGCCGTCCTTTGACGGCATTCTCTACTTCTACCAGTCGGGGGGGAAGCTCAAACGTCCAGCCAATGTACCCTTAGATGTTTTTGCGGCTGAGATCGTGTTTTACGAGCTGGGGAACGAGGCGATGGAGCAGTTCCGCGAGGACGAGGGCTTCGTCACCGAGGCGGAGGTCCTCCTGCCCACCAACGACATCCACCGGCAGTTCTGGCTCCTGTTCGAGTACCCCGAGAGCTCCAGCGCCGCCCGCTCCGTGGCCCTCGTGTCCGTGATGGTCATCGTCATCTCCATCTTCATCTTCTGCCTGGAGACACTACCGGAGTTCAGGGACGACCGAGAGTTCGTGCCGAGCTTGACCCAGCTCATCAACGGCACTACGGTCACGTCCCTGGCCCACGTTCTCCCCAAGACCTTCATGTCCTACATGACGGACCCCTTCTTCGTGGTGGAGACCATCTGCATCGTCTGGTTCTGCTTTGAGCTCTGCGTGCGCTTCGTGGTGTGCCCCAGCAAGAGCGCCTTCTTCAACAACATCATGAACATCATCGACATCGTCTCCATCACGCCCTACTTCGTCACCTTGGGAACCGAGCTGGCCGCCGACCCGGACGAAGACCTCGACAGCAGCCAGAACGCCTCGCTGGCCATCTTGCGGATCATCCGTCTCGTGCGCGTTTTCCGAATCTTTAAACTCTCCCGACACTCCAAGGGGCTCCAGATCCTGGGCCAGACCCTGAAGGCCAGCATGCGGGAGCTGGGCCTTctcatcttcttcctcttcatcggCGTCATCCTCTTCTCCAGTGCCATCTACTTTGCAGAGGTAGACGAGCAGAACACCCAGTTCGTCAGCATACCCGACGGGTTCTGGTGGGCCGTGGTCACCATGACCACCGTGGGCTACGGCGACATGTGTCCCATCACCATCGGGGGCAAGATGGTGGGCACCCTGTGCGCCATTTCCGGCGTTCTGACCATCGCGCTGCCCGTCCCCGTCATCGTCTCCAACTTCAACTACTTCTACCACCGCGAgacggagcaggaggagaagcagatCATAGACGCGGCGACGGAGGCCACCCAGAAgtccatggcggcggcggcggcgagcaaCAGGTACGGGAGCACGCCTTCGCTGACAAAGAGCAACGGCACCTGGCAGAATGAGAAGAACGGCGTACAGTGa